From the genome of Candidatus Spechtbacterales bacterium, one region includes:
- a CDS encoding type II secretion system protein: protein MKHITKNYKKTKGKKLFHVLCSVFYGKAEGERGFGIVEMIVVIAVLATTFIGIMQVLFLQQRVQILAEQDASAYILARETMESVRSVRDSNWDNVSTLSYSTAYYPRVNVSDRWELVATNPGPVGIYTRWVEFEEVFRDSSDDIATSGTSDVDTLKANVFVRWARPGGDSRTVTLESYLTNWQNYR, encoded by the coding sequence ATGAAACATATAACAAAAAACTATAAAAAAACAAAAGGGAAAAAATTGTTCCATGTCCTATGTTCTGTGTTTTACGGTAAAGCCGAAGGTGAGCGTGGTTTTGGTATTGTTGAAATGATAGTTGTTATAGCTGTTTTGGCAACAACTTTTATAGGTATTATGCAGGTTTTGTTTTTACAACAGAGGGTACAGATTTTAGCGGAACAGGATGCCTCGGCGTATATTTTAGCAAGAGAAACCATGGAATCTGTAAGAAGTGTTCGCGATAGCAATTGGGACAATGTTTCCACACTTAGCTACTCTACCGCTTATTACCCCCGGGTTAATGTATCTGACCGGTGGGAATTGGTTGCAACAAATCCGGGCCCGGTGGGTATATATACAAGATGGGTGGAGTTTGAAGAGGTGTTTCGTGACTCAAGTGATGACATAGCAACAAGCGGAACAAGTGACGTGGATACCTTGAAGGCGAATGTTTTTGTGCGGTGGGCACGACCGGGCGGGGATTCAAGAACAGTAACACTGGAATCCTACTTAACTAACTGGCAAAACTATAGATAA